A region from the Luteolibacter flavescens genome encodes:
- a CDS encoding NAD(P)H-hydrate dehydratase, giving the protein MSFVTGAAMRSLEESAFSNGISAEYLMDQAGEGIARRLLDHFPRPGRAVAYLGKGNNAGDALVALLHLRNAGWQISLRAAWPESAWGPLPLRKWQELDSPSPTEVIPEGPRPLLLLDGLLGIGARGTLREPLAPLAEEMAGLRESRGAIVAAMDLPSGMDADTGEGSGITADLTLPVGVAKLGLTTSAGIASAGRILLVPVPDLPPPAADTLAFFCPESFPGLLAPRPHDFHKGNAGRIGLLAGSPGMTGAAVLAATAVLRAGGGLITLHGEPGFLSSLSSPMPPEIMVRSSATPVADAFSAGHHALIIGPGMGNMAEDQKLELLTQLATSSIPAVLDADALNLLATTGRTDLLERHHLITPHPGEFRRLAPDLAELDRVEAAAAFVGRHPCTLLLKGTRTLVATAGKATRFNPTGHAGMASGGQGDVLSGVAGTFLAQGVQPADAASLAAWLCGRAAERALAKGPITTAGDTIDELGGAMRDWQERRR; this is encoded by the coding sequence ATGTCGTTTGTCACCGGTGCGGCCATGCGGTCGCTGGAGGAGTCCGCATTCAGCAACGGGATCTCCGCGGAGTATCTGATGGACCAGGCGGGTGAAGGGATCGCCCGCCGCCTCCTTGACCACTTTCCCCGGCCCGGGCGCGCCGTCGCCTACCTCGGCAAGGGGAACAATGCCGGAGACGCTCTTGTCGCGCTCCTTCATCTGAGAAATGCCGGTTGGCAGATCTCGCTCAGGGCCGCCTGGCCGGAGTCAGCATGGGGGCCGCTGCCGCTACGCAAGTGGCAGGAGCTGGACTCACCCTCCCCTACCGAGGTCATCCCTGAAGGCCCGAGACCGCTGCTCCTGCTCGATGGCCTCCTTGGCATCGGCGCACGCGGCACCCTTCGCGAGCCACTTGCACCCCTCGCCGAGGAAATGGCCGGGCTTCGCGAATCCCGCGGTGCGATCGTCGCCGCCATGGATCTGCCTTCCGGGATGGACGCGGATACTGGCGAAGGCAGCGGCATCACGGCAGACCTGACCCTCCCGGTCGGGGTCGCAAAGCTGGGGCTCACCACATCCGCGGGCATCGCGAGCGCCGGACGCATCCTGCTGGTTCCCGTCCCGGATCTCCCGCCTCCGGCTGCCGACACGCTCGCATTTTTTTGTCCGGAGTCCTTCCCCGGCCTTCTCGCCCCGCGCCCGCATGATTTCCACAAGGGAAATGCCGGCAGGATCGGCCTTCTCGCCGGATCGCCCGGCATGACCGGTGCCGCCGTGCTCGCCGCCACTGCCGTCCTGCGGGCCGGAGGAGGCCTGATCACGCTGCACGGCGAGCCCGGCTTCCTGTCATCGCTCTCCTCCCCGATGCCTCCGGAGATCATGGTCCGCAGCTCGGCCACGCCGGTCGCGGACGCCTTCTCCGCCGGACATCACGCGCTCATCATCGGCCCCGGCATGGGCAACATGGCCGAGGACCAGAAGCTGGAACTCCTCACACAACTCGCCACCTCGTCCATCCCCGCGGTGCTCGATGCCGACGCGCTGAACCTGCTCGCCACCACCGGCCGCACTGACCTGTTAGAACGCCATCACCTCATCACGCCTCACCCCGGGGAATTCCGCCGCCTCGCTCCGGACCTTGCGGAACTCGACCGGGTGGAAGCCGCCGCGGCTTTCGTCGGGCGTCATCCCTGCACCCTCCTTTTGAAAGGAACGCGCACGCTGGTCGCCACCGCAGGGAAGGCCACCCGCTTCAATCCCACCGGCCACGCCGGCATGGCCTCCGGCGGACAGGGCGACGTGCTGTCGGGCGTCGCCGGGACCTTCCTCGCCCAAGGAGTGCAGCCAGCC
- a CDS encoding ABC transporter permease, with translation MNFFLRIRALVIKELQSTFGNPSSRALLIMPVILQTALFPFAATLEVKNASLAIYNRDTGEASSELVQRFAQSDAFTEILPIHEQKDMEAAIESRAAMLAVSIPEDFSRRIAAGETAPVQVLMDGRRSNGAQIAFGYLQGITETFLKDRLAEKGATMPSETVTRYWFNANLDYKNFMLPNLVAVITTIGSLILTALSVAREREQGTFDQLLVSPLTPEMIMIGKAVPAMLVAFFQATLILCAAVFLYHVPFQGHLLLLYLGMFFYALSLVGIGLLISSICNTQQQAFLGAFSFMMPAMMLSGFASPVENMPRWLQLATLPNPIRHFVEIVKGVFLKDASVERVFSLILPLILIGFCTLGAASIMFRRKTT, from the coding sequence ATGAACTTCTTCCTCCGCATCCGGGCGCTCGTCATCAAGGAGCTGCAGTCCACCTTCGGGAATCCGTCGAGCCGCGCCCTGCTGATCATGCCGGTCATCCTGCAGACCGCGCTCTTCCCCTTCGCCGCGACGCTGGAGGTGAAGAACGCCTCGCTGGCGATCTACAACCGCGACACCGGCGAGGCCTCCAGCGAGCTCGTGCAGCGCTTCGCCCAGTCCGACGCCTTCACCGAGATCCTGCCCATCCACGAGCAAAAAGACATGGAGGCCGCCATCGAGTCCCGCGCGGCCATGCTCGCCGTGAGCATCCCGGAGGACTTCTCCCGCCGCATCGCCGCCGGGGAGACCGCCCCCGTGCAGGTGCTCATGGACGGCCGCCGGTCGAATGGCGCGCAGATCGCCTTCGGCTACCTGCAGGGCATCACCGAGACCTTCCTGAAAGACCGGCTGGCGGAGAAGGGCGCGACGATGCCCTCGGAGACCGTCACCCGCTACTGGTTCAATGCGAACCTGGACTACAAGAACTTCATGCTGCCGAACCTGGTGGCCGTCATCACCACCATCGGCTCGCTGATCCTCACCGCGCTCTCCGTCGCGCGCGAGCGTGAGCAAGGCACCTTCGACCAGCTCCTCGTCTCCCCGCTGACCCCGGAGATGATCATGATCGGCAAGGCGGTGCCCGCCATGCTCGTGGCCTTCTTCCAGGCCACGCTCATCCTCTGCGCCGCCGTCTTCCTCTACCACGTCCCCTTCCAGGGCCACCTGCTGCTGCTCTACCTCGGGATGTTCTTCTACGCGCTCTCGCTGGTCGGCATCGGCCTGCTGATCTCCTCGATCTGCAATACCCAGCAGCAGGCCTTCCTCGGTGCCTTTTCCTTCATGATGCCCGCCATGATGCTCTCCGGCTTTGCCTCGCCGGTGGAGAACATGCCGCGCTGGCTGCAGCTCGCGACGCTGCCGAATCCCATCCGCCACTTCGTGGAAATCGTGAAGGGTGTCTTCCTGAAGGACGCCTCCGTGGAGCGCGTCTTCTCGCTGATCCTGCCGCTCATCCTGATCGGCTTCTGCACGCTAGGCGCGGCCTCGATCATGTTCCGCCGGAAGACCACTTGA
- a CDS encoding N-acetylmuramoyl-L-alanine amidase, which translates to MRKLFRLLLPMLLLCAASLPAQARFFRTVIIDPGHGGHDKGGQWGQVYEKHLALDTSVRLESELKKRGFRTVMTRRSDYFISLPERVRIASRYSDAIFVSVHYNYTWKQQVSGLETFYHSGQSQALASYVHSGMMSKVRAVNRGVKFARFYVIRNTTCPSILVECGFVSNAGERSRMKTAWFRQALAEGMAEGIARFRRSG; encoded by the coding sequence ATGAGAAAGCTCTTCCGTTTGCTGCTGCCCATGCTCCTGCTCTGCGCGGCGAGCCTGCCGGCCCAGGCACGCTTTTTCCGCACGGTGATCATCGATCCCGGTCACGGTGGCCATGACAAGGGCGGCCAATGGGGCCAAGTGTATGAGAAGCACCTCGCTCTCGACACCTCCGTCCGTCTGGAAAGCGAGCTGAAGAAGCGCGGCTTCCGCACGGTGATGACCCGCCGCAGCGACTACTTCATCTCGCTGCCGGAGCGTGTCCGCATCGCCAGCCGCTACTCCGACGCCATTTTCGTGAGCGTCCACTACAACTACACGTGGAAGCAGCAGGTGTCCGGTCTGGAGACCTTCTACCACTCCGGCCAGAGCCAGGCGCTCGCCTCCTATGTCCACTCCGGCATGATGAGCAAGGTACGCGCCGTGAACCGCGGCGTGAAATTCGCCCGCTTCTACGTGATCCGGAACACCACGTGCCCGTCCATCCTCGTCGAGTGCGGCTTTGTCAGCAATGCAGGCGAGCGCTCGCGCATGAAGACGGCATGGTTCCGCCAGGCACTTGCCGAAGGCATGGCCGAGGGCATCGCGCGCTTCCGCCGGTCCGGCTGA
- a CDS encoding arrestin family protein, which translates to MTGIRLFFALLFSSLCLATAHAQVEVRMTMGRNNFVAGESVPVSISVTNRSGQDIILQGNNRTGWLDLMVSSLSGKPLTPMGQPTFGAVKIGLGQTMSRTVDLAQIYPLQTVGNYSVYAVVRMPGQENGVMSNRLTFNSNSARTYWTQKIGLPGKPGQGREYKVLQFNSGSKTMLYAQVIDTRTGNSIKTHPLGEALVFRKPSVTLDNRQVMHVLYLISPDMWGHVRVDSAGKLLGRELHKRGAGSDPVLYTSRDGIVEVGNSIPYDPRAEAEARRKVRKASDRPTNLIN; encoded by the coding sequence ATGACTGGTATCCGCCTCTTCTTTGCCCTGCTGTTCTCCAGCCTCTGTCTGGCGACAGCCCACGCCCAAGTCGAGGTGAGGATGACTATGGGGCGGAACAATTTCGTCGCGGGCGAATCAGTCCCGGTCTCCATCAGCGTGACCAACCGCTCCGGCCAGGATATCATCCTCCAAGGCAACAACCGCACCGGATGGCTGGACCTGATGGTAAGCAGCCTGAGCGGGAAGCCCCTCACCCCGATGGGCCAGCCGACCTTCGGCGCCGTGAAGATTGGGCTCGGCCAGACGATGAGCCGCACCGTCGATCTCGCGCAGATCTATCCGCTGCAAACGGTGGGAAATTACTCGGTTTACGCCGTCGTCCGGATGCCGGGCCAGGAGAACGGCGTCATGTCCAACCGACTGACCTTCAACTCGAACTCCGCCCGCACCTACTGGACGCAGAAGATCGGCCTGCCAGGAAAACCCGGCCAAGGACGTGAATACAAGGTGCTCCAGTTCAACTCCGGCTCGAAGACGATGCTGTATGCCCAGGTGATCGACACGCGCACCGGCAACTCCATCAAAACCCACCCGCTGGGTGAGGCACTGGTTTTCCGCAAGCCCTCCGTCACCTTGGACAACCGCCAGGTGATGCACGTCCTCTACCTCATCTCCCCTGACATGTGGGGCCACGTCCGCGTCGACTCCGCAGGCAAGCTCCTCGGTCGCGAGCTGCACAAGCGCGGCGCAGGGTCGGATCCCGTTCTCTACACCTCTCGTGACGGTATCGTGGAGGTCGGGAACAGCATCCCCTACGACCCGAGAGCCGAAGCCGAAGCCCGTCGGAAGGTGCGCAAGGCCTCCGACCGACCGACGAATCTTATAAATTGA
- the leuD gene encoding 3-isopropylmalate dehydratase small subunit → MALEKVTTVTGRAVFIPGADIDTDRIIPARFMKCVTFDGLGEFAFYDVRFDPTTGEKTDHPLNDERFDGATILLAGVNFGCGSSREHAPQSLSKYGFKAVVAESFAEIFFGNSTGLAMPCVMLTADEIDQLRQAVEADPAVEITLDLVKKRVRSSTGLDFGFNMPESARDALVAGRWDPIQELLDRESDIATKAKELHYV, encoded by the coding sequence ATGGCCCTCGAAAAAGTCACCACCGTCACCGGCCGCGCCGTCTTCATCCCCGGCGCCGACATCGATACCGACCGCATCATCCCGGCGCGGTTCATGAAATGCGTCACCTTCGATGGCCTCGGCGAGTTCGCCTTCTACGACGTGCGCTTCGACCCGACCACCGGCGAGAAGACCGACCACCCGCTGAATGACGAGCGCTTCGACGGCGCGACCATCCTGCTCGCGGGCGTCAATTTCGGCTGCGGCTCCTCCCGCGAGCACGCCCCGCAATCGCTGAGCAAATACGGCTTCAAGGCCGTGGTCGCCGAGTCCTTCGCCGAGATCTTCTTCGGGAACTCCACCGGCCTTGCCATGCCCTGCGTGATGCTCACCGCCGACGAGATCGACCAGCTCCGTCAAGCCGTCGAGGCCGATCCCGCCGTGGAAATCACCCTCGACCTGGTGAAAAAGCGCGTACGCTCGTCCACCGGCCTCGATTTCGGCTTCAACATGCCGGAGTCCGCCCGCGACGCCCTCGTCGCAGGCCGCTGGGATCCCATCCAAGAGCTGCTCGACCGCGAAAGCGACATCGCTACCAAGGCGAAGGAGCTTCACTACGTGTGA
- a CDS encoding Uma2 family endonuclease has protein sequence MSTAAPNLPVTAAEYLEGELRSEVRHEFVDGRIYAMSGASRKHNEICLETALILKDHLRGGPCRTYIEAVKVQIADDIGEAYYYPDVFVTCEPADDDSHIVRHPKLIIEILSHGTSRYDRGEKLAAYQRLPSVEEIVYIEQDWPEIFLLRRSDRWKKHIYTQPDSPVHLESVGLTLTVADFYRSAPFPDDVKRPWYLINREDG, from the coding sequence ATGAGCACCGCCGCGCCGAATCTGCCGGTCACCGCCGCCGAGTATCTCGAAGGAGAGCTGCGGTCGGAAGTCCGGCATGAATTCGTCGACGGTCGCATCTACGCAATGTCCGGCGCGAGCCGGAAGCACAACGAGATCTGCCTCGAAACCGCCCTGATCCTCAAGGACCACCTCCGCGGTGGTCCTTGCCGGACCTACATCGAGGCGGTGAAGGTCCAGATCGCCGACGACATCGGGGAAGCCTACTACTACCCCGATGTCTTCGTGACCTGCGAGCCGGCGGACGACGATTCCCACATCGTCCGCCATCCCAAGCTCATCATCGAGATCCTGTCCCACGGCACCTCACGATATGATCGCGGGGAGAAGCTGGCCGCCTACCAGCGCCTGCCCAGCGTCGAGGAGATCGTTTACATCGAGCAGGACTGGCCGGAGATCTTCCTGCTCCGCCGCTCGGACCGCTGGAAGAAGCACATCTACACCCAGCCTGACTCCCCAGTACACCTCGAGTCCGTCGGGCTCACGCTCACCGTCGCCGATTTCTACCGCTCCGCGCCCTTCCCGGACGACGTGAAGCGACCTTGGTATCTCATCAACCGCGAGGACGGCTGA
- a CDS encoding DUF2059 domain-containing protein gives MKSTLLLSLSFFLVCGAVSAQAKTPVETLLEVTRYEETAIESAVAAFDGMIDQLKQQGVPEAAIKEIRTEARALYVKIFSGKEMRTKTEELYTKHFTEEEILELTEFYRTPLGQKTLSATPAIMTDVMKIAMPAIQKEMPTFQQKIGEIVEKHTAGAPGKKDAE, from the coding sequence ATGAAATCGACACTTCTTCTCTCGCTCTCGTTCTTCCTCGTCTGCGGAGCCGTCTCCGCCCAGGCGAAGACACCGGTCGAAACGCTGCTCGAAGTCACGCGCTACGAGGAAACCGCCATCGAGTCCGCGGTCGCTGCCTTCGACGGCATGATCGACCAGCTCAAGCAGCAGGGCGTTCCGGAAGCCGCCATCAAGGAGATCCGCACCGAAGCCCGCGCGCTTTACGTGAAGATCTTCTCCGGCAAGGAGATGCGCACGAAGACCGAGGAGCTCTACACGAAGCACTTCACCGAGGAGGAAATCCTGGAGCTCACCGAGTTCTACCGCACGCCCCTCGGCCAGAAGACCCTCTCGGCCACGCCCGCGATCATGACCGATGTCATGAAGATCGCGATGCCCGCCATCCAGAAGGAAATGCCGACCTTCCAGCAGAAGATCGGCGAGATCGTCGAAAAGCACACCGCAGGAGCACCCGGCAAGAAAGACGCCGAGTGA
- the leuC gene encoding 3-isopropylmalate dehydratase large subunit: MGKSLYQKVWESHSVGTLADGRTQLFIGTHLIHEVTSPQAFGMLRDLGLTVKYPQRTFATVDHIVPTENQDQPVDPLAAEMMSALRSNCDDFGVTYFDLSSGKQGIVHVVGPEQGITQPGTTIACGDSHTATHGAFGAIAFGIGTTQVRDVLATQTLAMEPLKVRRIEVTGKLRPGVYAKDVTLHIIRLLGAKGGIGYAYEYAGNVFDDMSMEERMTVCNMAIEGGARCGYVNPDAKTIAYLKDRPYVDMSDFDATASRWLSFASDADAVYDDIIKIAAADIEPTVTWGISPDHGIGVTESIPDPAKAATALEKASIDEALAYMKLPAGTPIKGVKIDVAFIGSCTNGRLSDFREVAKYIQGHQVAPGVKAIAVPGSQIVAHQCEQEGIDKIFTAAGFEWRGAGCSMCLAMNPDKLVGDQLCASSSNRNFKGRQGSPTGRTVLMSPVMVAAAAVQGSIADAREVFSLEPEAAVA, translated from the coding sequence ATGGGCAAGAGCCTCTACCAAAAAGTGTGGGAAAGCCACAGCGTCGGCACGCTGGCCGACGGTCGCACGCAGCTTTTCATCGGCACCCACCTCATCCACGAGGTGACCTCGCCACAGGCCTTCGGGATGCTCCGCGACCTCGGACTCACGGTGAAGTACCCGCAGCGGACCTTTGCCACCGTGGACCACATCGTGCCCACGGAAAACCAGGACCAGCCCGTCGATCCGCTCGCCGCGGAGATGATGTCCGCCCTGCGGTCGAATTGCGATGACTTCGGCGTCACCTACTTCGACCTCAGCTCCGGCAAGCAAGGCATCGTTCACGTCGTCGGTCCCGAGCAAGGCATCACCCAGCCCGGCACCACCATCGCCTGCGGCGACTCGCACACCGCGACGCACGGAGCCTTCGGCGCGATCGCCTTCGGCATCGGCACCACCCAGGTCCGCGACGTGCTCGCGACCCAGACGCTGGCCATGGAACCGCTGAAGGTCCGCCGCATCGAGGTCACCGGAAAGCTCCGCCCCGGCGTCTATGCGAAGGACGTGACGCTCCACATCATCCGCCTGCTCGGCGCGAAGGGCGGCATCGGCTACGCCTACGAGTATGCCGGCAATGTCTTCGACGACATGTCGATGGAAGAGCGCATGACCGTCTGCAACATGGCCATCGAAGGCGGTGCCCGCTGCGGCTACGTCAATCCGGACGCCAAGACCATCGCCTACCTCAAGGACCGCCCGTATGTGGACATGAGCGACTTCGACGCCACCGCCTCGCGCTGGCTGTCCTTTGCCTCCGATGCGGACGCGGTTTACGACGATATCATCAAGATCGCCGCCGCGGACATCGAGCCGACCGTCACCTGGGGCATCTCCCCGGACCACGGCATCGGCGTCACCGAGAGCATCCCGGATCCCGCCAAGGCCGCGACTGCCCTGGAAAAAGCCAGCATCGACGAAGCGCTCGCCTACATGAAGCTGCCGGCCGGCACGCCGATCAAGGGCGTGAAGATCGACGTCGCCTTCATCGGTTCCTGCACGAATGGCCGTCTCTCCGACTTCCGCGAGGTGGCGAAGTACATCCAGGGCCATCAGGTCGCCCCGGGTGTGAAGGCCATCGCCGTGCCCGGTTCCCAGATCGTGGCCCACCAGTGCGAGCAGGAAGGCATCGACAAGATCTTCACTGCCGCCGGCTTCGAATGGCGCGGCGCGGGTTGCTCGATGTGCCTTGCGATGAATCCCGACAAGCTCGTCGGCGACCAACTCTGCGCGTCCTCGTCGAACCGCAATTTCAAAGGCCGCCAGGGTTCGCCAACCGGCCGCACCGTCCTCATGTCGCCCGTCATGGTGGCCGCCGCCGCCGTGCAGGGCAGCATCGCCGATGCCCGCGAGGTCTTCTCGCTGGAACCGGAGGCGGCTGTCGCGTAG